A genomic window from Stigmatopora argus isolate UIUO_Sarg chromosome 13, RoL_Sarg_1.0, whole genome shotgun sequence includes:
- the wars2 gene encoding tryptophan--tRNA ligase, mitochondrial, protein MALPARAKLTRHLLRLSKRFHRVQQSFFCDGGTSEKQESTETQRVFSGIQPTGVPHLGNYLGTLENWVSLQDRYPSVLYSVVDLHAITQPQDPHVLRSNTLDMVASLLACGVDPQKAILFCQSQVPEHAELSWILGCLTSMPRLRHLPQWKMKSKQKNEGSVGLYTYPVLQAADILLYKSTHVPVGEDQVQHLELAQDLARIFNRRYADGFFPQPQALLSSTRKVKSLRDPSSKMSKSDPQAAATIFITDSPDDIALKIRRAVTDFTSEVTYHPETRPGVSNLVGIHAAAAGVAVDEALTRARDLDTAAYKGVVAEAVIQRLAPIRQRLERLRAERSHLEAVLEEGRQKARELAAPVLRDVRRLVGFC, encoded by the exons ATGGCGCTGCCTGCGCGTGCTAAGCTAACACGACATCTCCTGAGGCTCTCCAAGAGGTTTCACCGAGTTCAACAAAGTTTTTTCTGCGATGGCGGCACGTCGGAAAAGCAG GAGTCCACAGAAACCCAACGAGTTTTCTCCGGCATCCAGCCCACGGGCGTGCCCCACCTGGGCAACTACCTTGGCACCCTGGAGAACTGGGTGTCCCTCCAGGACCGCTACCCGTCAGTGTTGTACAGCGTGGTGGACTTGCACGCCATCACGCAGCCCCAAGACCCTCACGTGCTCAGATCCAACACGCTGGACATGGTGGCCAGCCTGCTAGCATGTGGCGTCGACCCGCAAAAAGCCATCCTCTTCTGCCAATCACAG gTGCCCGAACATGCCGAACTTTCGTGGATTTTGGGATGCCTGACCAGCATGCCGCGGCTGCGACACCTGCCGCAGTGGAAG ATGAAGAGCAAGCAGAAAAATGAAGGCAGCGTGGGTCTGTACACATATCCTGTCCTCCAGGCTGCGGATATTCTTCTCTACAA GTCCACCCACGTGCCCGTCGGCGAGGACCAGGTCCAGCATCTGGAGCTGGCTCAGGACCTGGCTCGAATCTTCAACCGGCGCTACGCGGACGGCTTCTTCCCGCAACCCCAAGCTTTGCTCA GCTCCACCCGAAAGGTCAAATCCCTCCGCGACCCTTCGTCCAAAATGTCCAAATCGGACCCCCAGGCCGCGGCGACCATTTTCATCACGGACTCCCCCGACGACATCGCCCTGAAAATCCGCCGCGCCGTCACCGACTTCACCTCGGAGGTGACGTACCACCCGGAGACCAGGCCCGGGGTGTCCAACCTGGTCGGCatccacgccgccgccgccggcgtggCCGTGGACGAGGCCCTGACGCGGGCGCGAGATTTGGACACGGCGGCGTACAAGGGAGTGGTCGCCGAGGCGGTGATCCAAAGGCTGGCGCCCATTCGCCAGCGGCTGGAGCGGCTCCGGGCCGAACGCTCGCACTTGGAGGCCGTGCTGGAGGAGGGGCGGCAAAAAGCCAGAGAGCTGGCCGCGCCCGTGCTGAGGGATGTCAGGAGATTGGTCGGATTCTGTTGA